A window of Pirellula sp. SH-Sr6A contains these coding sequences:
- a CDS encoding ATP-dependent helicase, producing the protein MTIDDLLLELNESQRAAATLPSQHAMVIAGAGCGKTKTIVARAAYLISKGVPPQRIQILTFTRRSASEVVHRVRSHLGDTAKGLQASTFHSWCMNVIRMAPEAFGCQGFSVIDREDQMQMFKLARGNIKDKDLPKSKEILDFYSYARNTKQSLGATLQKVAPELESQKAVIAEVMKSYEAKKRERRYLDYDDILDVVAQRLSNSPETRDWLSKHFEFVLVDEMQDTNPLQWSLLEPLSHQSILFCVGDDAQSIYGFRGADFQNVHSFTERVPNSILLKLEENYRSTQPILDISNWLLAQSSLGYDKNLRSMRGDGNKPALMRFENEWEEATWISEDLLKRHDSGAEWRDHMILVRTGFAGRTLETSFLARNIPYTFIGGLKLLESAHIRDVLSLLRLVANPTDDLAWARFLTLWPGIGERTASRCVTAIAGQTRIEECVSALQRETRLGPAIFDAITRVEQVKLQASQAFAKAVESLEPSLEEKYKNQDWDKRKRDFLLVEKLAERHTSILSFIEDYMLDPVYTSEVEGVDSTDRVTLITIHSAKGAESPVCYVVDVSPGSYPSVRSMSDPEEVEEERRVLYVALTRAKDELIITRRSASSWAKWSFPGKNNDDAYFFNNLPIKLVTQGKLGGKRHQPPTPPPPAAGPIHVGIQWD; encoded by the coding sequence ATTGAATGAGTCCCAGCGTGCAGCCGCGACGCTTCCTTCGCAGCATGCCATGGTCATCGCGGGGGCTGGATGTGGGAAAACCAAGACGATCGTAGCACGGGCGGCCTATCTGATTTCCAAAGGGGTTCCTCCCCAACGCATCCAGATCTTGACTTTCACACGCAGGTCCGCTTCGGAAGTGGTCCATCGGGTCCGATCACACCTGGGGGATACCGCAAAAGGACTGCAGGCCTCGACATTCCATAGCTGGTGTATGAATGTCATCCGGATGGCGCCGGAAGCCTTTGGCTGCCAAGGATTCTCGGTCATCGATCGCGAAGACCAGATGCAGATGTTCAAATTGGCGCGAGGTAACATTAAAGACAAAGATCTCCCAAAGTCCAAAGAGATCCTCGACTTCTACTCGTACGCACGGAATACAAAGCAATCGCTCGGCGCGACATTACAAAAAGTTGCGCCGGAGCTTGAGTCACAAAAGGCGGTAATTGCCGAGGTGATGAAATCGTACGAAGCGAAAAAACGTGAGCGTCGCTATCTCGATTACGACGACATTCTCGATGTGGTCGCGCAACGATTGAGCAACTCGCCGGAAACGAGAGATTGGCTTTCGAAGCACTTCGAGTTCGTATTGGTCGACGAAATGCAAGACACCAATCCTTTGCAGTGGTCTCTGTTGGAACCATTAAGCCATCAATCGATTTTGTTTTGCGTGGGTGACGATGCGCAATCGATTTATGGGTTTCGTGGAGCGGATTTCCAAAATGTACATAGCTTCACCGAAAGGGTGCCGAACTCGATCCTGTTGAAGCTTGAAGAGAATTACCGGTCCACTCAGCCCATTCTGGATATTTCGAATTGGTTGCTCGCACAAAGCTCGCTCGGGTACGACAAAAACCTGCGTTCGATGCGGGGTGATGGAAACAAACCAGCATTGATGCGATTTGAAAACGAATGGGAAGAAGCAACCTGGATTTCGGAAGACTTGCTCAAACGGCACGACTCCGGTGCCGAATGGCGAGACCATATGATCCTCGTTCGGACCGGTTTTGCGGGAAGAACATTGGAAACGAGCTTCTTAGCTCGCAATATTCCCTACACGTTTATCGGTGGGCTGAAATTGCTCGAGTCGGCTCACATCCGCGATGTGCTCTCTCTGTTGCGGTTGGTAGCCAATCCCACGGACGATTTGGCGTGGGCAAGATTCTTGACGTTGTGGCCTGGGATCGGCGAGCGAACGGCAAGTCGCTGTGTGACCGCCATCGCCGGCCAAACGAGAATCGAGGAGTGTGTTTCGGCTCTTCAACGCGAGACGAGGTTGGGACCCGCGATCTTCGATGCGATTACGAGGGTGGAGCAAGTCAAATTGCAAGCCAGTCAAGCTTTTGCCAAGGCGGTGGAATCCCTGGAGCCTTCGCTGGAGGAAAAGTACAAAAATCAAGATTGGGACAAGCGAAAGCGAGATTTCTTGCTCGTTGAGAAGCTTGCAGAGCGACACACATCTATATTGAGTTTTATCGAAGACTACATGCTCGATCCGGTGTACACCTCCGAAGTAGAAGGTGTTGACTCCACCGACCGAGTTACCTTGATCACCATCCACTCCGCGAAGGGAGCTGAATCCCCGGTCTGCTACGTGGTCGATGTCTCTCCTGGTTCGTACCCGAGTGTCCGATCGATGAGTGACCCCGAGGAAGTCGAAGAGGAGCGGCGAGTCCTTTATGTCGCGTTGACCCGTGCAAAGGACGAACTGATCATCACGCGTAGAAGTGCCTCGTCTTGGGCCAAATGGAGTTTTCCTGGCAAGAACAACGATGATGCGTACTTCTTCAATAACTTGCCGATCAAACTGGTCACACAAGGCAAATTGGGCGGAAAACGCCATCAGCCCCCTACCCCGCCCCCTCCCGCCGCCGGGCCGATCCATGTAGGTATCCAATGGGATTGA
- a CDS encoding serine hydrolase domain-containing protein: MHSRFVSFVLGLAWIACMQPMIRSQDSLSSIESKRAERKEFQSLELFPARQGAWIFPLALPPKLIWRDAEGARKFGYSPGFVVRWFGPNLQESTVPDQGGRWIALVEGTAPNQTPMRRGFTFYAIPNDIAASQTFVPDLTVELPHFPGPQAPESWHEHQREFDRSSKDLLIKSLMDHEQGAILVAGIAETKDLGRPKRFHEWTPSVNSQRHLDLKLQRMGIELPLHGLNPPRQKSVPSTVIRSGTCEEAGVPAHAKRRIDSFCEEWVKATKEPFVTLVAKNGVIITHASYGAGPDGLPIGLDYRCWVASITKTVTSILFSQFVDQGLIELDWTLDRVFPDYPAHAPSVPTFRQLLNHTSGLSGHGDWGGMFNPYLENIVLNGIDVNEPGKKHEYCGLGFELVGKAMEIKTGKCAARIYYDHLFAPFGMQNVIMGNASSDGEFTAMELAILGQWLANQGSYGDRQFIDPKTFAQMLPSPSGEEAVAGDHGLGLHRIRHRRVDADPKSKGQGSLLFSENAFGHGSFSGCILVVDPDQQLVIVQARKRFQATDNTYWARFFQVVADAINDGTEND; encoded by the coding sequence ATGCACTCGCGATTCGTTTCGTTCGTATTGGGGCTCGCTTGGATTGCTTGCATGCAACCCATGATTCGATCGCAAGACTCCTTGTCCTCGATCGAGTCCAAGCGTGCGGAGCGCAAAGAGTTTCAATCTTTGGAGCTTTTTCCCGCGCGGCAAGGGGCTTGGATTTTTCCGCTTGCTCTCCCTCCCAAATTGATTTGGCGAGATGCCGAAGGGGCTCGCAAATTCGGGTACTCGCCGGGCTTCGTTGTGCGATGGTTCGGCCCAAACCTTCAAGAGTCAACGGTTCCGGATCAAGGAGGGAGGTGGATCGCGTTAGTGGAGGGGACTGCTCCGAATCAAACCCCCATGCGGCGTGGTTTCACGTTTTACGCGATACCAAATGATATCGCTGCCTCCCAAACGTTTGTACCTGACCTAACGGTGGAGCTCCCCCACTTTCCAGGTCCTCAAGCTCCAGAGTCCTGGCATGAACATCAACGGGAGTTCGATCGCAGCTCGAAGGATCTTTTGATCAAGTCGCTGATGGATCACGAGCAAGGCGCGATCTTGGTCGCAGGGATCGCCGAAACGAAAGATTTGGGACGTCCCAAACGATTTCATGAATGGACCCCATCGGTTAACTCGCAGAGGCATTTGGATTTGAAGCTCCAGAGAATGGGAATCGAATTGCCGCTGCACGGATTGAATCCGCCTCGTCAAAAATCGGTACCGTCCACGGTGATTCGCTCTGGAACTTGCGAAGAGGCTGGGGTTCCAGCTCACGCTAAACGACGTATCGACTCGTTTTGCGAGGAATGGGTGAAGGCGACAAAGGAACCGTTCGTAACCTTGGTAGCCAAGAACGGAGTCATCATCACGCATGCGTCCTATGGGGCGGGTCCTGACGGCCTACCCATCGGCTTGGATTACCGTTGTTGGGTAGCATCGATTACGAAGACAGTCACGTCCATTCTGTTCAGCCAATTTGTGGACCAAGGCTTGATCGAACTAGATTGGACGCTGGATCGAGTCTTTCCGGACTATCCTGCCCATGCACCTTCGGTTCCAACATTTCGCCAGCTACTCAATCACACAAGCGGATTGAGCGGGCATGGTGATTGGGGAGGGATGTTCAATCCTTATCTGGAAAACATCGTTCTCAATGGGATCGATGTCAACGAACCAGGTAAGAAGCATGAATATTGCGGACTCGGTTTTGAATTGGTCGGTAAGGCGATGGAAATCAAGACAGGAAAGTGTGCTGCGAGGATTTACTACGATCATCTTTTTGCACCTTTCGGAATGCAGAACGTGATCATGGGAAACGCCAGTTCCGATGGCGAATTCACGGCCATGGAATTAGCCATCTTAGGGCAATGGCTCGCCAACCAAGGAAGCTATGGTGATCGTCAGTTTATAGACCCGAAAACCTTTGCTCAGATGCTTCCGAGTCCATCGGGTGAGGAGGCGGTCGCAGGAGATCATGGACTGGGGCTGCACCGTATTCGGCACCGCAGGGTAGATGCCGATCCAAAATCGAAGGGTCAGGGATCGCTGTTGTTTAGCGAAAATGCGTTCGGGCACGGATCTTTTTCCGGCTGCATTCTGGTCGTTGATCCCGATCAGCAACTCGTCATTGTCCAAGCGAGGAAACGATTCCAAGCGACTGACAATACGTACTGGGCTCGTTTCTTTCAAGTCGTCGCAGACGCGATAAATGACGGTACGGAAAACGATTAG
- a CDS encoding flagellar basal body rod protein FlgB, translating into MFPSLFGNSALQSLEKTVEFADRRHAILASNIANMDTPGYKTRDLSVDDFQDSLKSLHESKKRIAEQSPGLRLSVLEGQDADPAMAVEHDQAVQNVYDSMRQVVYHDGSDDSVEMQVAQMSKNQSMHNIAIALMRSQFQNLKMAISESVNV; encoded by the coding sequence ATGTTTCCATCCTTGTTCGGAAACTCGGCGCTTCAAAGCTTGGAAAAGACGGTCGAATTCGCCGACCGGCGCCACGCGATCTTGGCCAGCAACATTGCGAACATGGATACGCCAGGCTACAAGACACGAGACCTCTCGGTCGATGACTTCCAAGACAGCCTCAAATCGCTCCATGAAAGCAAAAAGCGGATCGCCGAACAATCCCCCGGCCTCCGTCTCAGCGTCTTGGAGGGACAGGACGCGGACCCAGCCATGGCTGTGGAGCATGATCAAGCGGTACAGAATGTGTACGACTCGATGCGGCAAGTCGTCTACCACGATGGCAGCGACGATAGTGTAGAAATGCAAGTTGCACAGATGTCGAAAAACCAGTCGATGCACAATATCGCTATCGCGCTAATGCGTTCCCAATTCCAAAACCTCAAAATGGCTATCTCGGAAAGCGTGAACGTTTAA
- a CDS encoding 2-oxoacid:acceptor oxidoreductase subunit alpha, whose protein sequence is MTTEAISSKPVHSVSGVTVRLVGDSGDGMQLLGTQLTNTSALLGNDVATFPDFPAEIRAPRGTRAGVSGFQVQFASHEVHTPGDSLDALVAMNPAALVTNLADLIKGGLLIVNEDSFEDKDLKLAKLKTNPLEEPAMENYRLIKVPMTRLTKEAVAEFGLTVKEADRCKNFFAMGLVYWLYGRNMDATLRFIHGKFGDGKSVIAQANEKALRSGWAFGETIEGIGHSYRIEPAKLAPGTYRNIMGNQALAWGLMTAAKRSGKDMFYGTYPITPASDILHELAKFKNFGVCTFQAEDEIAAVCSAIGAAYGGQMAVTTSSGPGIALKAEAMGLALMLELPMLIIDVQRGGPSTGLPTKTEQADLLQVMFGRNGEAPLPVLAARSPADCFEIVQEAWMLATQLMLPVIVLSDGYIANGAEPWAVPDVSKLSPIKIDHPAENNNPDGPFKPYARNDLLARPWAIPGTPGLMHRVGGLEKEDGTGNISYDPDNHQKMVNIRAQKVANAAKLLPPQQVIGPQSGDLLVISWGGTYGTCLTGVQQAQAEGHSVALAHVRYMNPFPSNLGEVISRYKNVLIPELNMGQLRMLIRSRYLVDAVGFNKVKGKPFTVRELHEKIVEHCKSSVRHEAHAK, encoded by the coding sequence ATGACTACCGAAGCTATTTCGAGCAAGCCTGTACATTCTGTAAGCGGCGTGACTGTCCGGTTGGTGGGCGACTCTGGGGACGGGATGCAGCTCTTGGGAACCCAGTTGACCAACACCTCGGCGTTGTTGGGAAACGACGTTGCGACGTTCCCTGACTTCCCTGCTGAAATCCGTGCCCCGCGCGGGACTCGTGCAGGGGTTTCTGGATTCCAAGTGCAATTCGCTTCGCATGAAGTGCACACGCCGGGGGACTCGCTCGATGCCTTGGTCGCGATGAACCCAGCCGCCTTGGTGACGAATCTAGCGGACTTGATCAAAGGTGGACTTCTGATTGTCAACGAAGATAGCTTCGAAGACAAAGACTTGAAGCTGGCGAAACTCAAAACGAATCCGTTGGAAGAGCCCGCCATGGAAAATTACCGCTTGATCAAGGTGCCGATGACCCGGCTTACCAAAGAAGCGGTGGCAGAATTCGGATTGACGGTCAAGGAAGCGGACCGCTGCAAGAACTTCTTCGCCATGGGCTTGGTGTATTGGCTCTATGGTCGAAATATGGATGCGACGCTCCGGTTCATCCACGGCAAGTTCGGCGATGGCAAGTCGGTGATTGCTCAAGCGAACGAGAAGGCGCTCCGATCCGGTTGGGCTTTCGGCGAAACCATCGAAGGGATCGGTCACTCCTATCGCATTGAGCCTGCAAAGCTCGCTCCCGGAACCTATCGAAACATCATGGGCAATCAAGCGCTCGCGTGGGGCTTGATGACGGCGGCAAAGCGTTCGGGCAAGGACATGTTCTACGGGACGTACCCGATCACACCTGCTAGCGATATTCTTCACGAACTGGCAAAGTTCAAGAACTTCGGTGTATGCACATTCCAGGCAGAAGACGAAATCGCTGCCGTCTGTTCGGCCATCGGTGCAGCCTACGGCGGCCAGATGGCGGTCACGACATCGAGCGGACCGGGAATCGCTCTCAAGGCAGAGGCGATGGGGCTAGCATTGATGCTGGAGCTGCCCATGTTGATCATCGACGTGCAGCGGGGGGGGCCGAGCACGGGATTGCCGACGAAGACCGAGCAAGCGGATTTGTTGCAAGTCATGTTTGGCCGAAACGGGGAAGCGCCGTTGCCGGTCTTAGCAGCTCGCAGCCCGGCCGACTGTTTTGAAATTGTGCAGGAGGCATGGATGCTCGCAACGCAGCTCATGCTACCGGTGATCGTTCTTTCCGATGGATACATCGCAAACGGTGCCGAGCCATGGGCTGTCCCCGATGTTTCGAAGCTTTCGCCGATCAAGATCGATCATCCGGCGGAAAACAACAATCCCGATGGACCGTTTAAGCCCTATGCTCGGAACGATCTTCTCGCGCGGCCCTGGGCGATTCCGGGAACCCCCGGCCTCATGCACCGCGTCGGTGGGTTGGAAAAAGAAGACGGGACGGGGAACATCAGTTACGATCCGGACAACCACCAAAAGATGGTTAATATCCGGGCACAGAAGGTAGCCAATGCAGCCAAGTTGCTCCCGCCTCAACAAGTGATCGGGCCTCAAAGTGGCGACCTGCTTGTCATTTCTTGGGGCGGTACCTATGGGACTTGCTTAACCGGCGTTCAGCAGGCGCAGGCCGAAGGACACTCGGTCGCGTTGGCTCACGTCCGGTACATGAATCCTTTCCCCAGCAATCTGGGCGAGGTCATTTCTCGTTACAAGAATGTATTGATTCCTGAGTTGAACATGGGACAGCTCCGCATGCTGATTCGCAGCCGATATCTGGTCGATGCGGTCGGCTTTAACAAGGTCAAGGGTAAGCCCTTCACCGTCCGCGAACTGCACGAGAAGATCGTCGAGCACTGCAAATCATCGGTGCGGCACGAAGCGCATGCGAAGTAA
- the hemQ gene encoding hydrogen peroxide-dependent heme synthase, producing MNPHAAPTNLPEPSVVPVQGLHCGHYFYRWNRAVLQSLGPVTACMRSDFVQAVQAGDVTKPERLQSFIVSGHKADFAIIAMDPNPFTVDGVHQRIMASKLGAAIEPVYSFVSMSEISEYLPDKEQYAQKLIRTGEDPSSPTFLAKVASYEKRLPMMFAQRLAPDFPNWPAMCFYPMNKSRHVGANWFLQPFSVRSEMMAEHAQSGMAFAGRVTQLVTASVGLDDWEWGVTLWARNPQFLKEIVYTMRYDQASARFGQFGQFYTGYLAQPEGILQHCRI from the coding sequence ATGAATCCCCATGCAGCCCCTACCAACCTCCCTGAGCCATCGGTCGTTCCCGTCCAAGGACTTCATTGCGGGCACTACTTTTATCGTTGGAACCGAGCCGTTCTCCAGTCGTTGGGACCGGTGACTGCTTGCATGCGGTCCGATTTTGTCCAAGCGGTTCAGGCGGGAGACGTGACCAAACCGGAGCGACTGCAGTCGTTCATCGTTTCGGGGCACAAGGCGGATTTCGCCATTATTGCCATGGATCCGAATCCCTTCACCGTCGATGGGGTGCATCAGCGCATCATGGCATCGAAGCTCGGGGCGGCGATCGAGCCTGTCTACTCGTTCGTCTCCATGTCGGAAATCAGCGAATACTTGCCGGATAAAGAGCAGTATGCCCAAAAACTGATTCGGACAGGAGAAGACCCCTCGTCCCCTACCTTTCTGGCCAAAGTGGCTTCGTACGAGAAGCGGCTACCTATGATGTTTGCCCAGCGCCTGGCCCCCGATTTTCCCAACTGGCCAGCGATGTGCTTTTATCCGATGAACAAATCGCGCCATGTTGGAGCCAACTGGTTTTTGCAGCCGTTCTCGGTGCGATCGGAGATGATGGCCGAGCATGCGCAGAGCGGGATGGCCTTCGCGGGACGTGTCACCCAACTCGTAACCGCCTCGGTCGGTTTGGATGACTGGGAATGGGGGGTGACCCTTTGGGCCCGGAACCCTCAGTTTCTCAAGGAAATCGTTTACACCATGCGGTATGACCAAGCCAGCGCTCGATTCGGACAGTTCGGGCAGTTCTACACGGGGTATCTCGCGCAGCCCGAAGGAATTCTGCAGCACTGCCGGATCTAG
- a CDS encoding 2-oxoacid:ferredoxin oxidoreductase subunit beta, which translates to MSTALPVLKADDFASDQDVRWCPGCGDYSILAQMKKVLPEIGVPPEQTVFISGIGCSSRFPYYVNTYGVHSIHGRAPAIATGLKLARPDLSVWVITGDGDALSIGGNHFIHLLRRNVDLNIILFNNRIYGLTKGQYSPTSVEGQITKSTPMGVVDHPLNPISVAVGAEATFIARSVDSNIKHLAYTLKRAAAHRGTSFVEVYQNCNVFNDGAWAYAQDKATREDTTIELEHGKPMIFGKDRDKGIRLNGLNLEMVDLKDGKVKEDDLLFHDEQANSTLVYMLSRMRRPEFPEPIGVFRDVRTDTFEEAVHGQIDEVVTKKGRGDLQKLFNSGETWKVN; encoded by the coding sequence ATGAGTACAGCACTCCCAGTCTTGAAGGCGGATGATTTTGCGAGCGATCAGGATGTACGATGGTGCCCAGGATGCGGCGACTATTCGATCCTAGCGCAAATGAAGAAAGTATTACCGGAGATCGGTGTGCCACCGGAGCAAACCGTTTTCATCTCCGGCATCGGATGCAGCAGTCGCTTTCCGTATTACGTCAATACCTATGGAGTGCACTCCATTCACGGTCGCGCTCCAGCCATCGCAACGGGGCTGAAACTTGCTCGTCCAGATTTGAGCGTCTGGGTGATTACGGGGGACGGCGACGCGCTCAGCATCGGCGGGAACCACTTCATCCACTTGCTGCGCCGCAATGTCGACTTGAATATCATCCTCTTCAACAATCGCATTTATGGATTGACCAAAGGTCAGTACTCCCCCACCAGCGTGGAGGGGCAGATCACCAAGAGCACGCCGATGGGCGTGGTCGATCATCCTTTGAATCCCATCAGCGTGGCAGTGGGGGCGGAAGCAACCTTCATTGCTCGTTCGGTCGATTCCAATATAAAGCATCTTGCTTATACCTTGAAGCGCGCCGCAGCGCATCGCGGGACCTCGTTCGTTGAAGTTTACCAAAACTGCAACGTATTCAACGACGGTGCTTGGGCTTATGCACAGGACAAAGCGACGCGTGAAGATACGACGATCGAGTTGGAGCACGGTAAGCCAATGATATTCGGAAAGGATCGGGACAAAGGAATTCGCCTGAATGGGCTGAACCTCGAAATGGTTGACTTGAAGGATGGCAAAGTCAAAGAAGACGATCTCTTGTTCCATGACGAGCAGGCCAATTCAACATTGGTCTATATGCTCTCTCGCATGCGACGTCCTGAATTCCCAGAACCTATCGGTGTCTTCCGTGATGTCAGAACCGATACATTTGAAGAAGCCGTACACGGTCAGATCGATGAAGTCGTCACTAAGAAGGGACGAGGCGATCTTCAAAAACTGTTCAACAGTGGCGAAACTTGGAAAGTAAACTAA
- a CDS encoding formyltransferase family protein: protein MEVVITAVGPDNVGLADPIIHDVTTRGANIAEIQMYDHDEAAVFAMMCRLQIPSTEWGPLKRSMKEIAEKTQLEVRVWSPDERLARPNLAICVTLLEQSPRAVLQAIRDGVIRANPVVLIGNRRKCEPLAREFGIPFEFIGNDDGVADDLEMVRIIDRYQADYVILARYMRVLPPDTCWKFAGGRIINLHHGLLPSFRGFRPYHDAFAARMLTFGATCHFIVPELDAGNQTIQQTAFTVPPGTKLEEIIARGQADNEPRCLVEGVRRVCAREVQLHFHRVIARNPFN, encoded by the coding sequence ATGGAAGTCGTCATAACAGCCGTAGGTCCCGACAATGTTGGGTTAGCAGATCCGATCATTCACGATGTCACCACCCGAGGTGCCAACATCGCGGAGATCCAGATGTACGATCACGACGAGGCGGCCGTCTTCGCCATGATGTGCCGACTGCAAATCCCCAGTACGGAATGGGGGCCACTCAAGCGGTCCATGAAGGAAATCGCTGAGAAAACGCAGTTAGAAGTTCGAGTTTGGAGTCCCGATGAGCGACTTGCTCGCCCGAACTTGGCGATTTGCGTTACGCTCTTGGAGCAATCGCCTCGGGCGGTTTTACAAGCCATTCGAGACGGGGTGATCCGAGCCAATCCTGTTGTCTTGATCGGAAACCGCCGAAAGTGTGAGCCATTGGCTCGAGAGTTCGGGATCCCGTTCGAATTCATCGGCAATGATGATGGCGTGGCGGACGATTTAGAGATGGTTCGGATCATCGATCGGTATCAGGCTGATTATGTGATCTTGGCTCGCTACATGCGGGTGCTTCCTCCCGATACCTGTTGGAAATTTGCAGGGGGCCGGATTATCAACTTGCACCATGGTTTGCTACCTAGCTTCCGAGGGTTTCGACCTTACCACGACGCCTTTGCCGCCCGCATGCTCACATTTGGAGCGACCTGCCATTTCATCGTTCCCGAGTTGGATGCCGGGAATCAAACCATTCAGCAGACCGCGTTCACCGTCCCGCCTGGCACGAAGTTGGAAGAGATCATCGCCCGCGGTCAGGCCGACAATGAGCCTCGCTGTTTGGTCGAGGGAGTACGCCGGGTGTGTGCTCGGGAAGTTCAACTCCATTTTCACCGCGTGATAGCTCGCAACCCCTTTAACTAA
- a CDS encoding RNA polymerase sigma factor → MSSLNTPVNPERILVDSIRAGDTDAWRQLIDRYEGRLLAFVSARLLDRSHAEDIVQDTFLGFLNSLPNYDCERPLEGYLFSIAAYKLTDHLRKLGRRQATSFTSPDGSSDGAQQAPAPYRAVSSIVRSVERRDAEELALVDALREQISKWKGKEDWKKLKCIELLFVAGMSNKEIAERLAVTEQQVANYKSDFILRTKTLLSRLANRESFPELG, encoded by the coding sequence ATGAGTTCCCTAAATACACCCGTGAATCCTGAACGCATCCTCGTTGATAGTATCCGGGCTGGTGATACCGACGCTTGGCGCCAATTGATCGACCGGTACGAAGGACGTTTACTCGCTTTTGTGTCGGCGCGATTGCTAGACCGATCGCACGCAGAAGATATCGTTCAAGACACCTTTCTTGGTTTCTTGAACAGCCTTCCCAACTACGATTGCGAGCGTCCCCTCGAAGGCTATCTGTTTTCGATCGCAGCGTACAAACTGACGGACCATTTGCGAAAACTAGGACGCAGACAAGCGACTTCGTTTACCTCGCCCGATGGTTCCAGCGATGGTGCTCAGCAAGCACCGGCTCCTTACCGAGCCGTAAGTAGTATCGTTCGATCGGTCGAACGTCGGGACGCGGAAGAGTTAGCCCTTGTCGACGCGCTCCGTGAGCAGATCAGCAAGTGGAAGGGGAAAGAGGATTGGAAAAAGCTCAAGTGCATCGAATTGCTATTCGTTGCAGGAATGAGCAATAAAGAGATCGCCGAAAGACTCGCGGTCACCGAACAGCAAGTTGCGAACTACAAGTCCGATTTTATTCTTCGAACCAAGACGCTTCTCAGCCGATTGGCCAACCGCGAATCCTTTCCAGAACTAGGATAG